ACAAGAAGTTGCTGGTTTTGACTTTCTTGCTGCAAAGAAGAAGTTGAACAGCAACATGAAGGAATTGAGAGGAGCAACGCCTTGTGAAGATCTCCTGCAGCTACACCATTCTTGATAAGTGAAATAATATAGTCCATGAAGGATGAATCGCATGGTAATGTAATGGGTCCAGCACTTGACAGGCCAAACTCTTCTTCGGATATGATTAAAAGTTGCCTGATGACCTCATTTTCAAGATAATCCAAGGGAATCACGAAGCGCATTTGATCAATTGTGTATACTACAAAATGACCTTTTCCGCCTATAGAGGGTGAGGACATACTGCAACCGTCAGCATCACTACCATTTCTTGTAAGTGAGATCCTCTTCCTCTGCTTGGCTGCAAGCTTCTGCCATTTCCTAGCCATTTTGATAAGTTTCTTGGTACTGATCATtgccattttttctttttatgtgaaaCTGGAAACAAGAAAGTAAATAACAAATTTAGAGAACTTTGATGGCTTAACAGATAATGTGTGTGCTTGATGATGAAAAGGCTCATGAAAGAGGGATTATTTATACAATTAGAGGTTACTGATAAGTTAGTTAGGCAAAGCCAGGTGCTGATGCCTGTTGGTCGTGTTGATATGGGGCCTTAAATTTGTGGatgagtttttttatttcttccctttGATCAACAACCAAGTAGGCCTACTAGTTATGTTATCAGCTCAAACTAGGTATTTTTCACCAATGCCAATAATTTGAGACCATTAAATGAACAATTTCTGGTAGGACGCAAAACCATGTTCTGCGCTCTCTTCTTTGTCATGTAGATAGATGACCTTTAGGCTGTAGATTGACCAAAGTGTCTAGTGGAAATAGTTTATACAAAGTTTAAGGCTAATTTTAATGGTAGCTAAAATTGCCAATTTGAGAT
This portion of the Capsicum annuum cultivar UCD-10X-F1 unplaced genomic scaffold, UCD10Xv1.1 ctg81910, whole genome shotgun sequence genome encodes:
- the LOC107855544 gene encoding auxin-responsive protein SAUR68 is translated as MAMISTKKLIKMARKWQKLAAKQRKRISLTRNGSDADGCSMSSPSIGGKGHFVVYTIDQMRFVIPLDYLENEVIRQLLIISEEEFGLSSAGPITLPCDSSFMDYIISLIKNGVAAGDLHKALLLSIPSCCCSTSSLQQESQNQQLLVY